One Brassica napus cultivar Da-Ae chromosome A5, Da-Ae, whole genome shotgun sequence DNA window includes the following coding sequences:
- the LOC106399917 gene encoding cyclin-dependent protein kinase inhibitor SMR9 has protein sequence MASKGKTPVRRTTPRRRKTIKNSSSPYSINSDVTSTLSSTSISSTATSTSPISSHGCCTLKSTKSRIPEMLTCPPAPKKQRVAQNSALRRRQITFFAPPEVELLFVLALGNNHGQQIDK, from the coding sequence ATGGCGTCAAAAGGAAAGACACCAGTAAGAAGAACAactccaagaagaagaaaaacaatcaAGAATTCATCTTCTCCATATAGTATCAATAGTGACGTCACTTCAACGTTATCATCTACTTCCATATCTTCAACCGCTACGTCAACGTCGCCGATTTCATCCCATGGATGTTGTACGCTGAAGTCTACGAAGTCAAGAATACCGGAGATGCTGACGTGTCCGCCTGCGCCGAAGAAGCAAAGGGTTGCCCAAAACTCTGCTTTGAGGAGGAGACAAATCACTTTCTTTGCTCCTCCAGAGGTAGAGCTCTTATTTGTTTTGGCACTTGGTAATAATCATGGTCAACAAATCGACAAATAA